From Deltaproteobacteria bacterium, a single genomic window includes:
- a CDS encoding EscU/YscU/HrcU family type III secretion system export apparatus switch protein translates to MNKDSKKAAAIQYRREKDAAPRLVAKGSGWLAEKIIQTAKDHNIPLKEDPHLLEILSTLDLYEEIPPALYKAVAEILVFIYKMNNKILNSAGHTLP, encoded by the coding sequence ATGAATAAAGATTCCAAAAAAGCCGCCGCCATACAGTATCGACGCGAAAAAGACGCGGCCCCCCGTCTCGTAGCCAAAGGGAGCGGCTGGCTGGCTGAAAAAATCATTCAAACCGCCAAAGATCATAATATCCCGTTAAAAGAAGATCCCCATTTGCTGGAAATTCTTTCCACTCTGGATCTTTATGAGGAGATCCCGCCTGCCCTCTACAAAGCAGTAGCCGAGATTCTGGTCTTTATTTATAAAATGAACAACAAAATCTTGAACTCTGCCGGCCACACCCTCCCCTAA